From the Coffea eugenioides isolate CCC68of chromosome 1, Ceug_1.0, whole genome shotgun sequence genome, the window cctcaatcatttcaaacatGTCCCAAATTTCAAATCGAATAAAAATATCACGTGAAAACAAATCAAACGATCAAACGAGACATTTAAAACTCTAAAAtttctactcttttttttttttttgggtacaaAGGAGGGCGTTATAATTTAAGCTAGCCCGTTATAATTTAACTAGACGAGGGATTGCCACTCCACAAACATCACGCCTAAAATTTCTACTCTATTTTCTCCATAAGACTCTAACAAAGTTCCATCAAATAAGGGACCAAAGTTCCATCAAAAAGTTGACTAAGGATAAAAAGcgaacctttttttttatttattagggACCACAAACACTCATTTTGATTCTAAAACTAGGGGAAAAAGCCCGCGCCACGCGCGGGAGTTTAGTACCTGTAATTAAAGATAGTTAATAACtattatttggtattttgtaGTATAAGAATTGAAGTATGACATTTTTATTATGTGCGAAAAATCATAAATTACATATTGagtcaaaaaatataatatgcaatgaaatataattataagataTGATCAACCATTTTGCGTTTAATCTGATAAAATAAAAGATCTACTTATATCTGCTCATGCACTTTAGGGATATTAAAATTTGTTATTTAGtttgaatttgatcttgataTGAGGGCAATCCACCACATTATCTTGTCATATAAATGAGATTTGAACAATTAGCATACTTGAAGGGATCATTGCCAGTGGAATTTCAGTTCTTGCAAGCCAAATTCTTGAATTTATATTGATTCCAATGACATATCATCATGAAACCTCCACATTGACGAATCAATCAATTATGATTTATTGTATGATTTAGGACATATAGCAAAGTATCTCCTTCTCGATAGGGGTTACAATCacaaaacatcaatttttgacctagttgcgaAAATATACAATAACTAACACACTAATCTAGACAAATAATTACCTCAAAAAACATCTTAATCCACTCAATTCAAGAATTAAAAGTAATGAAGTACATACTTTTAAGTAGATAGTTAAACATATTGGGAaatcaaatgaagtaaaaaatGCCTAAATGGAATCATCAATAAAGTAGCAAacaatttgaaaattatagtaaCTAATAGTTAAAACAACAAAGAAGTAGATGCAatctataaataaaaaaatttatgatgataaaattattttaaaccaaaaataacaattaataaatGTGATCTCCTCCTTATCAAGTCTATCTAACATGGACAATTGAATTAAAACACTAAAAGAAGTATTGCACATACATCTTGCAAGATCACATGTTTCTTACAACCAAAAAAGTAGATTAGCTAAAGAAAACATACCTATTGAGAAAGATActgcaaaatgggaaagaggGGTAGCTAATATAGCAACATCCGAATTCAATAGATTATATGATTGTAATGGAACAAAGTTATAAGTAAATCAAATGAATTTGAATAGATGGGGGTTACTATGGCAATGGCCAAGAAACCAAACTTCTCTACTAATCAGCATTAATTGTGTCTTAATATCTATATATCATAAGTTTGCAAATAACTGATGAGAAAggctttaagaaattaagagacttGAATATCAatacaattaaatgattaaaagggtttttatgtAATTTGACTAAAACACAAGTTGAATTCAATTGTACCCAATGTTCAATCAAATATCGGTCACATGTTAAACTTACCCCTAGCTTTAAATATCTAAGAGGacatttaaataattattaaaGAACCAAATTAGCTATAATGATTCATATTCAATACTCCAATTGCACTTTAAATATTctcatattcccaaaatagccCCATCTTTGGGGTTGAAATCTTTACcctaaactcattcttatatagtacgAGGAAACtaaaatttcacatcaataataATATGTGTGAGACGATTTGCGCAATTTTTTTCTACTAATTTTCTCCCAAATAAAAAAAGTACTTATATCGTCAATTTTTTAACCAGTACCTAATACTACTACTATCATGCTAACGCCATGCAGGAACCGTACCCCGTCTAGATTAAATCTCTAGTGGGGTTGCCACCAAAAtccggaaaaagaaaagaattttccatTTACTTGCTACTTTGTGATTTGCCGCTTTGCTTGGTCTAGCGCCTTGTGAAGTGCTGATAGTATTCGGATTCTTGCACTTCCCGCATCATTTATTCGGGTTGTAAATTTGTCAGCCGTGGCTGGCCGCGTCTTCTGCTCACGCGTCTAAGATTCGAGTCAACTAACGCAAAATTCCTCTACTCGTGTTCCTGTATTCTTCATCAAAACTCCTTTCAATTTCACCATTACTCACAATTTCTAGGGTTCTTCGATTTTTTCTTAGTTTCCCCCAAATCTTCCCCTCGATCAacctatatatatacatatttctAGCTAGAGGGAAAAACTTGTTGATTTATGATTGGAGAATATGTACAGTAATTTCAAGGAGCAAGCCATCGAGTATGTCCGGCAAGCAGTTCAGGAAGATAACGCCGGGAATTATGCGAAGGCGTTCCCGTTGTACATGAACGCGCTGGAGTATTTCAAGACTCATTTGAAGTACGAGAAAAACCCTAAGATTCGGGAAGCGATTACCCAGAAGTTTACCGAGTATTTGCGCCGTGCCGAGGAGATTCGCGCTGTTTTAGACGAGGGTGGTGGTTCGGGACCGGCGGCGAACGGCGATGCTGCGGTGGCCACGCGGCCGAAGGGGAAACCCAAggatggtggtggtggtgaggGAGATGGGGAGGATCCTGAGCAGGCTAAGCTTAGGGCTGGGTTGAATTCGGCGATTATTAGGGAGAAACCGAATGTAAAGTGGAACGATGTTGCTGGATTGGAAAGTGCTAAGCAGGCTTTGCAGGAAGCTGTGATTTTGCCCGTTAAGTTCCCCCAGTTTTTCACTGGTTAGTGTCTGCCTGATTTTGATCTGATTTTTGTTGGATTGATGAATATTATGTAGTCGTTGGTAATCAAATATGTTGTGTTAGTATTTGGGAGTGTTGAATTCCAGGGGTAAAGTTCCATGCCTTACTGTCTGTTATTGTTGGGCATATGGGAATTTATAGGTAAAAATTTGTCGCTTTTTAGCTGGATTTTGTGGGGATTGGTGAACTTAGTGGTAAAGTTGCAAAATTTTCTACCTATAATTCGTCATTATTTGGATGGGCAAGTTAATTTACTCAAATTAGTTGAAATTCTTGAGGTTGTTTTGTCTTGATAAGTAGTAGGATCCAATATGTTGGTGATAGTCTGGAGCTTTCTCCTAGCTGTCAGGGTTGAATGTCAGCTTTGTCGGCATTAGATTAATTTAGTAGCTCGTTGCTTATTTGATAGGGAATCAGGTTTCAAGTTTTATGTTGAGCTAAATTTTACTACATCCTAAGGAGTTTGTTTAACTTTAGGTTTTATTTTGGGGAAATAAGCTAGATGGTTTAAGGAGACAAGTGTGGTTCATATAACAGAACCTAGTTTGGCAGGACAAAATTTTGATTAGATGATGTCAGAAATGCCATCAATTCTTGCATGAGTTAAACTAGGTTCAAGTTCTACTGCCTTTGAAAGCAGACTCTAGACTAAGGTTTGAAAGAATTTATTTCATCTCTAAGACTTCAATCTTACTGAGGCTGTCACTCATTTTACTTAGGCTGTCACTCgtttttatatgaaatgtttatttatttagtgAAACTTAGTTTTTCTAGAATTAGTGCTTATAAAACGTCTTAAGTTATAATCCCAGTTAAATAAttggttcaaacccaaaatgaAATGGTTGTGTCAGTTTCCAGAGGTCCCTAGATGCATAAAtctttttgcatgttttctttcGAACTATTTTGTGTATTTTATAGCTTGCCAACTCTCATTCAGTACTACTATCAAGTATGGGTTCACAGAGAAAAATATATCTTCTTCTCATGTGATTGGTATCtcttacaaaaatttcaaataacatGAACTGCCTTAATTTTGGTATTTGTCTCCTTTAATGCCAACTTGCGTGTTTTATTCGTGAGTCCATAGATCTGAATATCCTGACACTATGCACCTTCCATAGACATTACTTACCAGGCACCATGATAAGTATAGGTTAGTTGGAGTTTTTTGAAAAGATTTATATGTCCTAATAATTGGAACGTATTTTAGTTCATGCAGTTGATAATATCTAGTCATCTAATAGGTACTATCATCAGATGTTCATCCGTTTGTTGTAAACAATCTGTATTTCATTTAAACTGAATCTGCTTAGCAATCTCGTGTTCTTAGGCAAGAGACGGCCATGGAGGGCTTTTCTTTTATATGGTCCACCAGGGACAGGGAAGTCATATTTGGCAAAGGCTGTTGCTACTGAAGCAGACTCCACTTTTTTCAGGTACAGTATATGGAAACTATCTAAATTAATCTCATAATATTTAAGTTGATGTGGGCTTACAAGCTAGTTATATAGTCATATGTTGGATATTTTCTTCAAGACCTAGAAGTGAAAAGTTTTTGACTAACTTCTTAGTATTTCTTACCTGAACTGCAGagccttttatttatttatttttaaaatgtgtTGCTATTGATGCTTATTTTCCACATTTTGCATCCAGTTGTCTTAAAAACAGGAATTATATCTATGCATGGTTTTtggttttgcatgtttttctgttttgtatgTTTGTGTGTGCAAGTGTGTCCAGTTAACCTCCTTTTTTGGGGAATTAGACTATTTCATTAATTTGTTGGCTAGCATGTAATGCATTCTTACTTTGCACTGCTTTTGATGCATGACATAAAGAATGAAGAGTGTTAGGTTCTTCAATATTGGTGGCTCTCTGTTTCACTGGATTGAGTTGCATGTGGATAGATTCCTCCATAGCAGCTTTAATACTTTGCtggattgaggtgtatcttgatgatttttgtaCTTTCCTTGAACTTGATTGCTTAGAATGTAGATTGttcttttgtttgttaattattCTTCATGTGATGGAGTTCTCATAAGTCTTATCTGACAAGATCTTTATGTGGTGTGTAAGTTTGCCAACTACAAGACTAAGTACTACGTTGATAGCACGTTTCATTGTGTAAAAGCATGCATGTTCCTTAATGTTTGGTTCAGCATGCAAGTTTCTGTCTTTAATTAGACATGTTATTCTGACAGTGCATTTTGTTTATTGTTTGGTTCGAGACACAAGTTTCTGTCTTTCAAACTATTTGTTCTgatgttttgttttattttttattttttgtttttgagaatCTGCTTTCAAGAACTTAGAGCATAAAGTTGGCAAGTGCCAACTGCTTCTTTTATGCAGTGTTTCATCCTCAGACCTGGTCTCAAAGTGGATGGGTGAGAGTGAAAAGCTAGTTTCAAACCTTTTCCAGATGGCTCGGGAAAGTGCTCCTTCAATCATATTTGTTGATGAAATTGATTCCTTGTGTGGTCAGCGAGGTGAAGGAAATGAGAGTGAAGCCTCAAGACGTATAAAAACGGAATTGCTTGTACAAATGCAGGTAATTGTTGCATTGTTGCATCTATTAGTCATGTAATTTCTCCTTCTACATGTAGCTTTATCACATTCATTGTATCATGCATAGGATAAAGGTGGGAGAAAGGCATAGGGGGAAGCCATTTACTTTCTCTGAGTGTGCTTTATGGTATCAATGATGAAGCGCAGGGATGATTTCGTGATATGAAAGGGGAAGTGGGAGTGTAGTGTGCAGTAGGGGGAGTGGTGGCTTTTGCATCCTCTGAGATGAAAGATGTTTGCAAGTCATTTAAGCTTGGAGGTTGTACTTGTAACATTTGCATCCTTCCTGAAATTTTCCGC encodes:
- the LOC113760876 gene encoding protein SUPPRESSOR OF K(+) TRANSPORT GROWTH DEFECT 1, giving the protein MYSNFKEQAIEYVRQAVQEDNAGNYAKAFPLYMNALEYFKTHLKYEKNPKIREAITQKFTEYLRRAEEIRAVLDEGGGSGPAANGDAAVATRPKGKPKDGGGGEGDGEDPEQAKLRAGLNSAIIREKPNVKWNDVAGLESAKQALQEAVILPVKFPQFFTGKRRPWRAFLLYGPPGTGKSYLAKAVATEADSTFFSVSSSDLVSKWMGESEKLVSNLFQMARESAPSIIFVDEIDSLCGQRGEGNESEASRRIKTELLVQMQGVGNNDEKVLVLAATNTPYALDQAIRRRFDKRIYIPLPDLKARQHMFKVHLGDTPHNLTESDFEDLARRTEGFSGSDISVCVKDVLFEPVRKTQDAMFFIKTPNGMWMPCGPKQSGAVQITMQDLAGKGLGAKIVPPPISKIDFDKVLARQRPTVSKADLEVHERFTNEFGEEG